One genomic segment of Erythrobacter sp. THAF29 includes these proteins:
- a CDS encoding electron transfer flavoprotein subunit alpha/FixB family protein, whose protein sequence is MNTLVLVEHDNSSVNDATLAVITAAGQIGEVTALVAGHNCGSVAEAAAKISGVSKVLKADDPAYEHFLPENVAPLVASLMDNYDAFLAPATTTGKNIAPRVAAMLDVMQISDILSVEGDKTFTRPIYAGNAIATVQSSDPKLVITVRGTAFDKASPEGGAAPIEEVSGPGDAGLSEFVSREVADGGDRPELTSAKVIVSGGRALKDAETFEQIITPLADKLGAAIGASRAAVDAGYVPNDYQVGQTGKIVAPEVYIAIGISGAIQHLAGMKDSKVIIAINKDEDAPIFQVADIGLVADLYNAVPELTNAL, encoded by the coding sequence ATGAACACCCTGGTTCTCGTCGAACACGACAATTCAAGCGTCAACGACGCAACCCTCGCCGTGATCACCGCTGCCGGGCAGATCGGCGAAGTCACCGCGCTGGTCGCCGGTCACAATTGCGGCTCGGTCGCTGAAGCGGCTGCCAAGATTTCGGGCGTCTCCAAAGTGCTCAAGGCCGACGATCCGGCCTACGAACATTTCCTGCCGGAAAATGTTGCGCCGCTGGTCGCCAGCCTGATGGACAATTACGACGCGTTTCTCGCGCCGGCCACGACCACGGGCAAGAACATCGCCCCGCGAGTCGCCGCCATGCTCGACGTGATGCAGATTTCGGACATACTCTCGGTCGAAGGCGACAAGACCTTCACCCGCCCGATTTATGCCGGTAACGCAATCGCGACCGTCCAGTCGTCCGACCCCAAGCTCGTCATCACTGTGCGCGGCACTGCTTTCGACAAGGCCTCGCCCGAAGGCGGCGCGGCCCCGATCGAGGAAGTCAGCGGTCCGGGCGATGCGGGTCTTTCAGAATTCGTCAGCCGCGAAGTCGCCGATGGCGGCGATCGCCCCGAACTGACCAGTGCGAAAGTGATCGTATCGGGTGGCCGCGCGCTGAAGGATGCAGAGACTTTCGAACAGATCATCACCCCGCTCGCTGACAAGCTTGGCGCAGCAATCGGCGCTTCGCGCGCCGCAGTCGATGCGGGCTATGTGCCCAACGATTACCAAGTCGGCCAGACCGGTAAAATCGTGGCTCCCGAAGTCTATATCGCCATCGGTATTTCGGGCGCGATCCAGCACCTTGCCGGGATGAAGGATTCCAAAGTCATCATCGCGATCAATAAGGACGAGGACGCCCCGATCTTCCAGGTCGCGGATATCGGCCTCGTCGCCGATCTCTACAACGCGGTGCCGGAGCTTACCAACGCCCTGTAA
- a CDS encoding TonB family protein yields the protein MGRLFVVLFCAIFAFVSVPASAATLNLMPSSEWRLREYDDKCRMIRRFGEGEDQVSLWIDKAGPGRFVNITAIGRPFRSPYGARAKIAFSPGVPISRGFISSTSSKGRPVLVMFGVEPLAFVNEMATTEESAEEFVELDSVNGQGTIDPEFLRERHDAVTAIELSGALVQKVSLETGGIGEMMEQLQHCADRLAENRVRTPEGETRKGQGARDRDTFDWAPKIQANYPSFLLREMAQGSVGVRVQINPEGRATFCEVTNHTGPAGFNDAACLAMIRYSRFYPAIDAEGNPMWGSYSTRVTYRIN from the coding sequence ATGGGTCGTCTCTTCGTTGTACTTTTCTGCGCTATTTTCGCATTCGTTTCGGTCCCTGCAAGTGCCGCCACGCTCAATCTCATGCCGAGCTCGGAATGGCGACTGCGCGAGTATGACGACAAGTGCAGGATGATCAGGAGATTTGGCGAGGGTGAGGATCAGGTTTCGCTCTGGATCGACAAGGCGGGACCAGGACGTTTCGTCAACATCACAGCGATCGGTCGCCCATTCCGCAGCCCTTACGGTGCACGCGCCAAAATTGCCTTCAGTCCTGGGGTACCGATCTCTCGAGGCTTTATCTCAAGTACATCGAGCAAGGGGCGTCCAGTGCTCGTCATGTTCGGAGTCGAGCCACTTGCGTTTGTCAATGAGATGGCCACGACCGAAGAAAGCGCAGAAGAGTTTGTCGAACTGGACTCTGTCAACGGCCAAGGCACCATCGATCCGGAATTTCTGAGAGAGAGGCACGACGCTGTAACGGCGATCGAGCTTTCGGGCGCTCTGGTCCAGAAAGTATCGCTCGAAACTGGGGGCATCGGGGAGATGATGGAGCAGTTGCAGCATTGCGCCGACAGGCTGGCTGAGAATCGCGTCCGAACACCGGAAGGCGAGACCCGCAAAGGGCAAGGGGCACGGGACCGCGACACGTTCGATTGGGCTCCCAAGATTCAAGCGAATTACCCGTCTTTCCTGCTACGGGAAATGGCCCAAGGTTCGGTGGGTGTGAGGGTCCAGATCAATCCGGAAGGGCGCGCGACTTTTTGCGAGGTGACAAACCACACTGGTCCTGCGGGTTTCAACGATGCCGCCTGCCTCGCAATGATCCGCTATTCGCGGTTTTATCCAGCTATCGATGCGGAAGGTAATCCGATGTGGGGATCGTATTCGACGCGCGTTACCTATCGCATTAATTGA
- a CDS encoding electron transfer flavoprotein subunit beta/FixA family protein, whose protein sequence is MKILVPVKRVIDYNVKPRVKADGSGVDLANVKMSMNPFDEIAVEEAIRIKEAGKADEIVAVSIGPAKAQETLRTALAMGADRAILVETPDEVGSEVEPLTVAKILKAIADEEQPGLILLGKQSISDDSNQTGQMLAALMGRPQGTFANTIEIEGDHVIVKREIDGGLETVKLPVPAIVTTDLRLNEPRYASLPNIMKAKKKPLDTKTPGDYGIEIAPRLTTLKVAEPPVRQAGEKVESVEELVEKIKALGIA, encoded by the coding sequence ATGAAAATCCTCGTCCCCGTCAAACGGGTGATCGATTACAACGTGAAGCCGCGGGTCAAGGCCGACGGTTCGGGCGTTGATCTTGCCAACGTCAAGATGAGCATGAACCCGTTCGACGAGATTGCTGTCGAAGAAGCGATCCGGATCAAGGAAGCCGGCAAGGCGGACGAAATCGTCGCGGTATCGATCGGCCCGGCAAAGGCGCAGGAAACGCTGCGCACTGCACTCGCCATGGGCGCGGATCGCGCCATCCTGGTCGAAACTCCAGACGAGGTCGGATCCGAAGTCGAGCCGCTGACCGTCGCCAAGATCCTCAAGGCGATCGCCGACGAGGAACAGCCTGGTCTCATCCTGCTCGGCAAGCAGTCGATCTCGGATGACAGCAACCAGACCGGCCAGATGCTCGCCGCGCTGATGGGACGCCCGCAAGGCACCTTTGCCAACACCATCGAGATCGAGGGCGATCACGTCATCGTGAAGCGCGAGATCGATGGCGGGCTCGAAACGGTGAAGCTTCCGGTGCCTGCGATTGTCACCACCGATCTTCGCCTCAACGAGCCGCGCTACGCTTCGCTGCCCAACATCATGAAGGCGAAGAAAAAGCCGCTCGATACAAAGACGCCCGGCGATTACGGAATCGAAATCGCCCCCCGCCTCACCACGCTCAAGGTTGCCGAACCGCCTGTCCGTCAGGCCGGTGAAAAGGTCGAAAGCGTCGAAGAGCTGGTCGAAAAGATCAAAGCGCTCGGCATCGCCTGA
- a CDS encoding OmpA family protein, with the protein MKTSRILLSGTAALALLTTSACVTDPNTGEQKVSRTGIGAAVGGTLGYLLGGAIGGNTARIIGAGIGGSAGAVIGKQFDDQIKELDEQTEGSGVDVEEVGDGDAILVRLPDGVTFATGSADINPGFYDTLNTVADSLIKYPNSLVDVYGFTDTTGSDALNQRLSEQRAQAVADYLVARGVARTRIETRGFGEQYDYLRVKTGDGVAEPLNRRVEIKIIPVSQDDVNAARQGN; encoded by the coding sequence ATGAAAACATCCCGTATCCTGCTTTCAGGCACCGCCGCACTCGCGCTGCTTACCACAAGTGCCTGCGTTACCGATCCCAACACCGGTGAACAGAAGGTTTCGCGAACCGGTATCGGCGCCGCAGTGGGCGGTACGCTCGGTTACCTGCTCGGTGGCGCAATCGGCGGCAATACTGCGCGCATCATCGGCGCGGGCATCGGCGGCAGCGCCGGGGCCGTGATCGGCAAGCAGTTCGACGACCAGATCAAGGAGCTCGACGAGCAAACCGAGGGCAGCGGCGTCGATGTCGAGGAAGTCGGCGATGGTGACGCGATCCTCGTCCGCCTGCCTGACGGCGTGACTTTCGCGACCGGCTCGGCCGATATCAACCCCGGCTTCTACGACACGCTCAACACGGTCGCAGACAGCCTGATCAAGTATCCCAACAGCCTCGTCGACGTGTACGGCTTCACCGATACGACCGGCTCGGATGCTCTCAACCAGCGTCTTTCGGAGCAGCGTGCGCAGGCGGTGGCGGATTATCTCGTCGCACGCGGCGTGGCGCGGACACGCATCGAGACCCGCGGCTTTGGCGAGCAGTACGATTATCTGCGAGTAAAGACGGGAGATGGCGTTGCCGAACCATTGAACCGCCGCGTGGAGATCAAGATCATCCCGGTCAGCCAGGATGATGTGAACGCTGCCCGTCAGGGTAATTAA
- a CDS encoding energy transducer TonB → MSLRQGARILTLKTGTMGDAFSVLNQCAEQLMVSWGLDLAEQKAQTRQPKLENWRKINERLFANWPSDMIEEAWRGSVNICVLVDERGRTNGCQATNMAMTQEMQEATCNSMTRARFDPARDAEGKPMRSFYEMTITYRVM, encoded by the coding sequence GTGTCTCTGCGGCAAGGCGCTCGCATCCTGACGCTCAAGACCGGAACGATGGGCGATGCGTTCAGCGTGCTCAACCAGTGTGCCGAGCAGCTCATGGTTTCCTGGGGTCTCGATCTTGCCGAACAGAAAGCGCAAACGCGGCAACCGAAGCTCGAAAACTGGCGCAAGATCAACGAGCGGCTCTTCGCCAACTGGCCAAGCGACATGATCGAGGAAGCTTGGCGGGGATCAGTCAATATCTGCGTTCTCGTCGATGAGAGAGGCAGGACGAATGGCTGCCAGGCGACCAATATGGCGATGACGCAGGAAATGCAGGAAGCGACCTGCAATTCGATGACACGCGCCCGGTTCGATCCTGCGCGTGATGCCGAGGGCAAGCCGATGCGATCCTTTTACGAAATGACCATCACCTACCGGGTGATGTAG
- a CDS encoding DUF3035 domain-containing protein, with protein MRNLKTAILLAAGGSMLAACGSGGVFNRDRPDEFAVQRQAPLVVPPDFTLSPPAPGAPRPAEGTAQEQALEALFGGPAPRSEVETSALDRAGAAAPGIRSQVGDPGTNTVAKGRVTRDIIAAPEGDGQAVQTLIPG; from the coding sequence ATGCGTAACCTGAAGACCGCCATCCTCCTTGCCGCCGGTGGCTCTATGCTCGCCGCTTGCGGAAGCGGCGGCGTTTTCAACCGCGATCGCCCGGACGAGTTTGCCGTGCAGCGTCAGGCGCCGCTCGTCGTTCCGCCCGATTTCACGCTCAGCCCGCCGGCTCCCGGTGCCCCGCGACCGGCGGAAGGCACTGCGCAGGAACAGGCTCTCGAAGCTTTGTTCGGTGGTCCGGCACCGCGCAGCGAAGTTGAAACCAGCGCGCTCGACCGTGCAGGCGCTGCCGCTCCCGGTATCCGTTCGCAGGTGGGCGATCCAGGCACCAACACGGTCGCCAAAGGCCGGGTGACGCGCGACATCATCGCCGCACCCGAAGGTGACGGGCAGGCGGTGCAGACGCTGATACCGGGTTGA
- a CDS encoding DUF6265 family protein, whose amino-acid sequence MRHIFFAVIAALAMIAAPAGAQETRLGENGFESPPASIDELDWLIGQWTGEGIQGAPAMESWLPPSGGTMIGTFVQESQDGAIMFSEHMYIMPVGDSLALKLKHFNADLTGWEEKDDMLTFRLVAIEPCAAYFNALTLRCADPDNPGSGLVAAVRMKSDNPEPQELVFRFAPAERSGGSYDCDGTTYAINRCLAAILERADERRKEYFETAIGSADNESELAGLMRKSREGFEAYRESECASVYEQWKEGSIRNAMFLRCSIRLTDQRTHDIWRNWLTYQDSSEPLLPEPLPTR is encoded by the coding sequence ATGCGGCACATTTTCTTCGCGGTTATTGCAGCGCTTGCAATGATAGCGGCGCCGGCTGGTGCACAGGAGACAAGACTGGGCGAAAACGGCTTCGAATCGCCGCCTGCCAGCATCGACGAGCTTGATTGGCTGATCGGCCAATGGACTGGCGAAGGCATCCAAGGCGCGCCCGCAATGGAAAGCTGGCTCCCCCCGAGCGGCGGGACGATGATCGGTACCTTCGTGCAGGAGTCCCAAGATGGCGCGATCATGTTTTCCGAGCACATGTACATCATGCCGGTGGGCGATAGCCTTGCGCTCAAGCTCAAACACTTCAACGCCGACCTCACCGGGTGGGAGGAGAAGGACGACATGCTCACATTCCGCCTCGTCGCGATCGAGCCGTGCGCGGCCTATTTCAACGCGCTGACCCTGCGCTGCGCCGACCCGGACAATCCAGGCAGCGGCCTCGTCGCGGCAGTGCGGATGAAGAGCGACAATCCCGAGCCCCAGGAACTGGTTTTCCGTTTCGCTCCTGCCGAGCGCTCGGGTGGATCATATGATTGCGACGGGACGACCTACGCGATCAACCGGTGCCTTGCCGCAATTCTCGAGCGCGCCGACGAGCGCCGCAAGGAATACTTCGAAACGGCCATCGGTTCGGCCGACAATGAAAGCGAACTTGCGGGGTTGATGCGCAAGAGCCGCGAGGGTTTCGAGGCCTATCGCGAGAGCGAGTGCGCCTCGGTCTATGAACAGTGGAAGGAGGGCTCGATCCGCAACGCCATGTTCCTGCGCTGCTCGATCCGCCTCACCGACCAGCGCACGCACGACATCTGGCGCAACTGGCTGACCTACCAGGATTCCAGTGAACCGCTCCTGCCCGAGCCGCTTCCGACGCGCTGA
- a CDS encoding 3'(2'),5'-bisphosphate nucleotidase CysQ, whose translation MIDSNRLKEIVREAGRIAHSRWPGGGHDLQSWEKTPGDPVSEADLECDRFLRRELGHLLPAAGWLSEESADNKARMGGDLLWLVDPIDGTRDFVRGRTGWAISVALVSAGKPLIGMLCAPARGEEWLAVAGQGATLNGRPLRASTRTEFAGSRVPIDQLPEADSDLVAVEKPNSIALRIAMVADDRADLVATLRWGFEWDIAAATLIAREAGAEVSDAFGRPLAYNKHDPRDFGVLVCSPGIHAAAVERLAERAKQLK comes from the coding sequence ATGATCGACAGCAATCGCCTCAAGGAAATTGTCCGCGAAGCCGGCCGGATCGCGCACTCGCGCTGGCCGGGCGGGGGGCATGATCTGCAGAGCTGGGAGAAGACGCCAGGCGATCCGGTGAGCGAGGCGGATCTCGAATGCGACCGGTTCCTGCGGCGCGAGCTCGGCCACCTGCTTCCGGCGGCGGGCTGGCTGTCCGAGGAATCCGCCGACAACAAGGCGCGGATGGGTGGTGACCTGCTGTGGCTGGTCGATCCGATCGACGGGACTCGCGATTTCGTGCGCGGGCGCACCGGCTGGGCGATTTCGGTCGCGCTGGTAAGTGCGGGCAAGCCGCTGATCGGGATGTTGTGCGCCCCGGCGCGCGGCGAGGAATGGCTGGCGGTGGCGGGACAGGGGGCGACGCTTAACGGCAGACCTCTCAGGGCGAGCACCCGGACCGAGTTTGCCGGCTCGCGCGTACCCATCGATCAACTGCCGGAGGCCGATTCGGACCTGGTGGCGGTCGAGAAACCTAATTCCATAGCGCTCAGGATTGCGATGGTGGCAGACGACCGCGCGGATCTTGTGGCAACTTTGCGGTGGGGTTTCGAATGGGACATCGCCGCCGCGACACTCATCGCACGCGAGGCCGGGGCGGAAGTGTCCGACGCGTTCGGCAGGCCGCTCGCCTACAACAAGCACGACCCGCGCGATTTCGGGGTGCTGGTATGTTCTCCCGGGATCCACGCCGCAGCGGTGGAACGGCTCGCAGAGCGTGCAAAGCAGCTGAAATGA
- a CDS encoding DUF445 domain-containing protein: protein MRWTATGLLGAMAVVFFSTHGLVDQHPAWAYANAFAEAAMVGGLADWFAVTALFRHPLGLPIPHTAIIPENKDRIADTMAQFLRENFLTPAVVARRMSGMNVAKAVGDFLVDSPDRSSDDNRSRITGGAAELLAEVLESLDPDRLGNQVRSGLAGQLAKLDISPLAGRMLENAMTDRRHLPLIDGIIRWSGLTLEDNEEMVKEMISKRANAVLRWTGLDERISTSVLDGLYKLLAEVLVDPDHPLRSKIEEGLEKLAHDLQHDPATRERVEEMKRDLIENPAVAEWWMGVWERIRVSLIRRAREQNSGLGMEMRKGLADLGKALKQDHRLQVQINRFARRTAVGIATRYGNEIVTLVSETVKRWDATTITGRIESAVGRDLQFIRINGTLVGGLVGMTLHFITSFL, encoded by the coding sequence ATGCGGTGGACCGCCACCGGACTGCTCGGCGCGATGGCGGTGGTGTTCTTCAGCACCCACGGCCTCGTCGATCAACACCCGGCCTGGGCCTATGCAAATGCCTTTGCCGAGGCCGCAATGGTCGGCGGCCTGGCGGACTGGTTCGCGGTGACTGCGCTGTTCCGCCACCCGCTCGGCCTGCCGATCCCACACACCGCGATCATCCCCGAGAACAAGGACCGCATCGCCGACACGATGGCGCAATTCCTGCGCGAAAATTTTCTCACGCCTGCGGTCGTCGCGAGGCGCATGTCGGGGATGAACGTCGCCAAGGCAGTTGGCGACTTCTTGGTCGACAGCCCCGACCGCTCGAGCGATGACAACCGTTCGCGTATTACTGGCGGCGCGGCTGAACTGCTGGCCGAAGTGCTCGAATCGCTCGATCCCGACCGGCTCGGCAATCAGGTGCGCTCGGGGCTCGCCGGGCAGCTCGCCAAGCTCGACATCTCGCCGCTCGCCGGGCGGATGCTCGAAAATGCGATGACCGATCGTCGCCATCTTCCTCTGATCGACGGGATAATCCGCTGGTCCGGCCTCACCCTCGAAGACAACGAGGAAATGGTGAAGGAGATGATTTCCAAGCGCGCCAATGCGGTGCTGCGCTGGACCGGCCTCGACGAACGGATTTCGACGAGTGTTCTGGATGGCCTCTACAAGCTGCTCGCCGAGGTGCTGGTCGATCCGGATCACCCGCTGCGCTCGAAGATCGAAGAAGGCCTCGAAAAGCTCGCGCATGACTTGCAGCACGATCCCGCCACCCGCGAGCGTGTCGAGGAAATGAAGCGCGATCTGATAGAAAACCCGGCGGTCGCTGAATGGTGGATGGGCGTGTGGGAGCGCATTCGCGTCTCGCTGATCCGCCGCGCGCGCGAGCAGAATAGCGGCCTTGGCATGGAGATGCGCAAGGGCCTCGCCGATCTTGGCAAGGCGTTGAAGCAGGATCACCGGCTTCAGGTACAGATCAATCGTTTCGCGCGCCGCACCGCGGTCGGCATTGCGACACGCTATGGCAACGAGATCGTGACGCTGGTCTCGGAGACGGTAAAGCGCTGGGATGCGACGACGATTACGGGGCGCATCGAAAGCGCGGTCGGGCGCGACCTGCAATTCATCCGCATCAACGGCACATTGGTGGGCGGACTTGTCGGCATGACGCTCCACTTCATCACCAGCTTCCTGTAA
- the sucC gene encoding ADP-forming succinate--CoA ligase subunit beta — protein MNVHEYQAKELLKQHGIAVPDGYPALSVEEAVEAAKKLPGPLYVVKAQIHAGGRGKGKFKELPEDAKGGVRLAKSIEEVEANAREMLGNTLVTVQTGAEGKQVNRLYVTDGVDIAKEFYFSLLVDRATGRVAMVVSTEGGMDIEAVAHDTPEKITTITIDPAQGFMPHHGRAVAFGLKLTGDLNKQAQKLARQLYDAFVATDSSMLEINPLVQTEYDKLLVLDAKMSFDSNALYRHPDIEAMRDETEEDPAEVEASQYDLAYIKLDGNIGCMVNGAGLAMATMDIIKLNGAFPANFLDVGGGATTEKVTAAFKIILKDPAVEGILVNIFGGIMKCDVIAEGIVQAAKEVNLSVPLVVRLEGTNVQKGKDILANSGLPIVPADDLGDAAKKIVAEVEKAA, from the coding sequence ATGAACGTCCATGAATACCAGGCCAAGGAACTGCTCAAACAGCACGGGATCGCCGTGCCGGACGGGTACCCTGCGCTTTCGGTCGAAGAAGCCGTCGAAGCTGCAAAAAAGCTTCCCGGACCGCTTTACGTGGTGAAGGCGCAGATTCATGCGGGTGGCCGTGGCAAGGGCAAGTTCAAGGAACTGCCCGAAGACGCGAAGGGCGGCGTGCGGCTCGCCAAGTCGATCGAAGAGGTCGAGGCGAATGCGCGCGAAATGCTCGGCAACACGCTCGTCACCGTGCAAACCGGGGCCGAGGGCAAGCAGGTGAACCGCCTCTACGTCACCGACGGGGTCGACATCGCCAAGGAATTCTATTTCTCGCTGCTGGTCGACCGCGCCACCGGTCGCGTCGCCATGGTCGTATCGACCGAGGGCGGGATGGATATCGAGGCGGTCGCGCACGACACGCCCGAAAAGATTACCACCATCACCATCGATCCGGCGCAGGGCTTCATGCCGCATCATGGACGTGCTGTGGCATTCGGGCTGAAGCTGACCGGCGACCTCAACAAGCAGGCGCAGAAGCTCGCTCGCCAGCTCTACGATGCCTTCGTCGCTACCGACAGTTCGATGCTCGAGATCAATCCGCTGGTTCAGACCGAATACGACAAGCTGCTTGTTCTTGACGCCAAGATGAGCTTCGATTCGAACGCGCTCTATCGCCATCCCGATATCGAGGCGATGCGCGACGAGACCGAGGAAGACCCGGCCGAGGTCGAGGCGAGCCAGTACGATCTCGCCTACATCAAGCTCGACGGCAATATCGGCTGCATGGTCAACGGCGCGGGCCTCGCCATGGCGACGATGGATATCATCAAATTGAACGGCGCGTTCCCCGCCAACTTCCTCGACGTCGGCGGCGGCGCAACGACCGAGAAAGTGACCGCGGCGTTCAAGATCATCCTCAAGGATCCGGCGGTCGAGGGTATCCTCGTCAACATCTTCGGCGGGATCATGAAGTGCGACGTGATCGCAGAAGGTATCGTGCAGGCGGCGAAGGAAGTGAATCTTTCGGTTCCGCTGGTCGTCCGCCTCGAAGGCACCAACGTGCAGAAGGGCAAGGACATCCTTGCCAATTCCGGCCTCCCGATCGTCCCGGCGGACGATCTCGGCGACGCGGCGAAGAAGATCGTTGCCGAGGTAGAGAAGGCGGCGTGA
- a CDS encoding hemolysin family protein, producing MTPFPWTDLIIIAGLIVLNGVFAMSELAIVSAKTSALRAKREEGSAAAKIALRLAEEPGKFLSTVQIGITLIAILTGAFSGASLEGPVGERIAALGVPEDVARQAAFISVIALTTYFSVVVGELVPKQLALRAAVPISLVMARPMDLLSRIAAPIVWILDRSSAGIIALFGIRSKGQSSLSAQELQMIFAEATRSGVIEAEQRQILTGVVRLAERPVRELMTPRTEIDWIDADADEEQIRKVIEESPHSLLPVAENSPDAILGVVKVREVLADMVAGKRIDIRAMMKKAEVVPDQLDAMDALRVLQQADIAMAVVHDEYGHFEGIVTPVDLLTAIAGNFASDQDQGDTPEIIERKDGSLLVSGALSADALADRLGLTYGEDREFGTAAGYALSVMKRLPVVGESFTDQGWVFEIVDMDNRRIDQMLVSKEES from the coding sequence GTGACACCGTTTCCCTGGACCGACCTCATCATTATCGCCGGGCTGATCGTGCTCAACGGCGTTTTCGCCATGTCCGAGCTTGCGATCGTCTCCGCCAAAACTTCTGCGCTCAGGGCGAAGCGCGAGGAGGGATCCGCCGCGGCGAAGATCGCGTTGAGGCTGGCCGAAGAGCCGGGCAAATTCCTTTCGACCGTCCAGATCGGGATAACGCTGATCGCGATCCTGACGGGCGCATTTTCGGGAGCAAGCCTTGAAGGGCCTGTGGGTGAGAGGATTGCTGCCTTGGGCGTGCCGGAGGATGTCGCCCGTCAGGCCGCCTTTATTTCGGTGATTGCGCTCACGACCTATTTCAGCGTCGTCGTCGGCGAGCTCGTGCCGAAACAGCTTGCCCTGCGTGCGGCTGTGCCGATTTCGCTGGTCATGGCGCGGCCGATGGACCTGCTGTCGCGCATCGCCGCGCCGATTGTGTGGATCCTGGACCGGTCCTCGGCCGGTATCATCGCGCTGTTTGGCATTCGCTCGAAGGGTCAAAGCTCGCTGTCGGCGCAGGAGCTGCAAATGATTTTCGCCGAGGCAACGCGCTCGGGCGTGATCGAGGCCGAGCAGCGGCAGATCCTCACCGGCGTTGTCCGTCTGGCGGAACGGCCGGTGCGCGAGCTGATGACACCTCGAACCGAGATCGACTGGATCGACGCCGATGCCGATGAAGAGCAGATCAGGAAAGTGATCGAGGAGAGTCCGCACTCGCTGCTCCCCGTCGCCGAAAACTCGCCCGATGCAATCCTGGGAGTGGTAAAAGTGCGCGAAGTGCTCGCCGACATGGTTGCCGGCAAGCGGATCGACATCCGCGCGATGATGAAGAAGGCAGAGGTTGTCCCCGACCAGCTAGACGCGATGGACGCGCTGCGCGTGCTTCAGCAGGCCGATATCGCGATGGCAGTCGTGCATGACGAGTATGGGCACTTCGAAGGAATCGTGACCCCTGTCGACCTGCTGACCGCCATCGCAGGCAACTTTGCAAGCGACCAGGACCAGGGCGACACGCCGGAGATCATCGAGCGCAAAGACGGTTCGCTGCTCGTCTCGGGCGCGCTATCGGCCGACGCACTCGCCGACCGGCTCGGGCTGACCTATGGCGAGGACCGCGAATTCGGGACGGCAGCCGGATATGCGCTGTCGGTGATGAAGCGTCTTCCGGTCGTGGGTGAGAGCTTCACCGACCAGGGCTGGGTATTCGAGATCGTCGACATGGACAACCGTCGGATCGACCAAATGCTTGTCTCAAAAGAAGAAAGTTAG
- the lspA gene encoding signal peptidase II has protein sequence MSGLLTRNRVIGLAFAALIAIVDQFTKWLVDGPLGLVQQGDKMDLLPFFDLFRVHNRGISLGMFQAESMEMRWALVALTALIAIVVLVWMMREKLLGDILGLAMILGGAIGNIYDRYTLGYVLDYADFHIGDFRPFLVFNVADAAITIGVVIILARSLFMREKDGDEPDAASDPGTGSSTVPSEN, from the coding sequence ATGAGCGGTCTTTTGACCCGCAACCGCGTGATCGGGCTCGCCTTCGCAGCGCTGATCGCGATTGTCGATCAGTTCACGAAGTGGCTGGTCGATGGTCCGCTCGGTCTCGTGCAGCAGGGGGACAAGATGGACCTGCTGCCCTTTTTCGACCTGTTTCGTGTGCACAATCGCGGCATCTCGCTTGGCATGTTCCAGGCCGAAAGCATGGAGATGCGCTGGGCGCTGGTGGCACTCACCGCGCTCATCGCCATCGTGGTTCTCGTCTGGATGATGCGCGAAAAGCTGCTCGGCGATATTCTGGGCCTGGCGATGATCCTCGGCGGGGCGATCGGCAACATCTACGATCGCTATACGCTCGGCTACGTGCTCGACTATGCCGATTTCCATATCGGCGACTTTCGCCCCTTCCTCGTTTTCAACGTCGCCGATGCAGCTATCACCATCGGCGTGGTCATCATCCTTGCGCGCAGCCTATTCATGCGCGAAAAGGACGGCGACGAACCGGACGCAGCCTCGGATCCCGGCACAGGATCCAGCACCGTCCCATCGGAGAATTGA